A window of the Chloroflexota bacterium genome harbors these coding sequences:
- a CDS encoding aminopeptidase P family protein gives MHPPSSPTTDPRLSASRLARLRKVLQDRDLTGAFISQPENRRYLSGFTGSSGWLLITQDEALLITDFRYWQQVEREAPHFELVRLTDRMDDLMPDLVDRLGEGRVGFESTHITVDQHRRWMAGEGPVTWVAEKDLVEPLRAVKDEAEIEIIRRAAALADEALAYGLSQARPGMSERELAWLLERYMREHGAEAVAFELIVAGGPNGALPHAHAGDEPLPAGQPIVIDMGARVDGYCSDLTRTVCLGEPADPNTFWTVYNTVQSAQQAALERIRPGMTGVEADAIAREVIERAGYGDAFGHSLGHGVGLAVHERPRLGRLSEDRLEPGMVVTVEPGVYLPGWGGVRIEDLVVIREEGVELLSQAPKEPIVYGQW, from the coding sequence ATGCATCCACCATCTTCTCCTACAACCGATCCCCGGCTCAGCGCGTCACGGTTGGCCAGACTACGGAAGGTGCTGCAGGATCGTGATCTGACCGGGGCGTTCATCAGCCAGCCGGAGAATCGCCGGTACCTGAGCGGGTTCACCGGCTCGTCGGGGTGGCTGCTCATCACCCAGGACGAGGCGTTGTTGATCACGGACTTCCGGTACTGGCAACAGGTGGAGCGCGAGGCGCCCCACTTTGAGCTGGTCCGCCTGACCGATCGCATGGATGACCTGATGCCCGATCTGGTGGACCGGTTGGGAGAGGGGCGTGTCGGGTTCGAGTCGACCCATATCACCGTGGACCAGCATCGCCGCTGGATGGCGGGCGAGGGTCCGGTCACCTGGGTGGCGGAGAAGGATCTGGTGGAGCCTCTGCGCGCCGTCAAGGATGAGGCGGAGATCGAGATCATCCGGCGGGCCGCCGCGTTGGCGGATGAGGCGTTGGCCTACGGGCTGAGCCAGGCGCGGCCCGGCATGTCGGAGCGCGAGCTGGCCTGGCTGCTGGAGCGGTACATGCGCGAGCACGGGGCGGAGGCCGTCGCCTTTGAGCTGATCGTGGCGGGGGGACCCAACGGCGCTTTGCCGCACGCGCACGCCGGCGACGAGCCGCTGCCCGCGGGCCAGCCGATCGTCATTGACATGGGCGCCCGGGTGGATGGCTACTGCTCCGATCTCACACGCACCGTCTGCCTGGGCGAGCCGGCGGATCCCAACACCTTCTGGACCGTTTACAACACCGTGCAATCCGCTCAGCAGGCGGCGCTGGAGCGCATCCGGCCCGGGATGACCGGCGTGGAGGCCGATGCCATCGCCCGTGAGGTCATCGAGCGAGCCGGTTATGGGGATGCCTTCGGACACTCGCTGGGGCATGGCGTCGGCTTGGCGGTGCACGAGCGCCCGCGTCTGGGTCGTCTGTCCGAGGATCGGTTGGAGCCGGGCATGGTGGTCACCGTGGAGCCGGGCGTTTACCTGCCGGGGTGGGGCGGCGTACGGATTGAAGATCTGGTCGTCATCCGGGAGGAGGGGGTGGAGCTGCTCTCTCAGGCCCCCAAGGAACCGATCGTGTACGGCCAATGGTGA
- a CDS encoding tyrosine-type recombinase/integrase has translation MEQERDRFIEHLKVQNQPADFVLRQAEHWLEEFIQFARSEYVTTWDDVSAPLIKRWQAQLIRMGHDRPSISHHMATLHQLLEYLVREGRLEENPMRRTNLPTQPRLIFETLAPEEVAQLLATPDTSTPLGLRDRALLELMYCGGPRVSELISLNVGDVDLERMQVTVWRQTLRRQILLDEATAHTLSVYLQAGRPHLVSGRASPALFLNYRGGRMSKIAVNQMISRYARAAGLSRRITPQMLAHTMAAHLVDGAEGWRQVRSLLSPPDGAVSGESVTSTTGWAEDSNGAHGR, from the coding sequence ATGGAACAAGAGCGTGACCGATTCATCGAGCACCTGAAGGTGCAAAACCAGCCTGCCGACTTCGTGCTGCGGCAGGCGGAGCATTGGCTGGAGGAGTTCATCCAGTTTGCGCGCAGCGAGTATGTGACGACATGGGATGATGTGAGCGCGCCTTTGATCAAGCGATGGCAGGCGCAGTTGATCCGCATGGGGCATGATCGGCCGTCCATCAGCCATCATATGGCGACGCTGCATCAGCTCCTGGAGTACCTGGTTCGGGAGGGGCGTCTGGAGGAGAATCCGATGCGGCGCACCAACCTGCCGACCCAGCCGCGCCTGATCTTTGAGACGCTGGCTCCTGAGGAGGTGGCCCAGTTGCTGGCCACGCCGGATACCAGCACCCCGTTGGGGTTGCGCGACCGGGCGTTGCTGGAGCTGATGTACTGCGGCGGGCCTCGGGTCAGCGAGCTCATCTCGTTGAACGTGGGAGACGTGGACCTGGAGCGTATGCAGGTCACCGTCTGGCGGCAGACGCTGCGTCGTCAGATATTGCTGGACGAGGCCACCGCGCACACGCTGAGCGTCTACCTGCAGGCGGGGCGTCCCCACCTGGTGTCAGGGCGGGCATCCCCGGCCCTGTTCCTGAACTATCGGGGCGGTCGCATGTCCAAGATCGCCGTCAATCAGATGATCTCCCGGTACGCTCGGGCGGCCGGGCTCTCCCGCCGCATCACGCCGCAGATGCTGGCGCACACAATGGCCGCTCATCTGGTGGATGGTGCCGAGGGCTGGCGGCAGGTTCGTTCGCTGTTGAGCCCGCCGGACGGCGCCGTCTCCGGGGAGAGCGTGACTTCCACCACCGGTTGGGCGGAGGATTCCAACGGCGCCCATGGGCGCTGA
- a CDS encoding deoxyguanosinetriphosphate triphosphohydrolase: protein MLAPYAMKSGDTRGRVVPEDEHPYRTAFQKDRDRIIHTTAFRRLAYKTQVFVYYEGDHYRTRLTHTIEVAQIGRTMARALGANEDLVEAICLAHDLGHPPFGHTGEATLNECMREHGGFDHQRQTMRVVEKLERRFPDFPGLNLTYEVREGLVKHDTDYDVANAAGYEPEKAGTLECQIANLADEIAYSTSDLDDGLRAGLLHPGDVQELAIWQDVMRSLGEPPDRPIDVMLRHRAIRRLVGIEVTAALEETTRRLRESGVQSVEELRALGSNVAGFSQEMEEKNQELRQFLMEHFYRHYRVMRMTQKARRLLSDLFYAYVEEPTQLPRETLARAEEEPEGIHRIVCDYIAGMTDRYALDEYRKLFDPETRA from the coding sequence CGGAGGACGAACACCCCTATCGCACCGCATTCCAAAAGGACCGTGACCGCATTATCCACACGACGGCCTTCCGCCGGCTGGCCTACAAGACGCAGGTGTTCGTCTATTACGAGGGGGATCATTACCGCACCCGGCTGACGCATACCATCGAGGTGGCGCAGATCGGCCGCACCATGGCCCGGGCGTTGGGGGCCAACGAGGATCTGGTGGAGGCCATCTGCCTGGCCCACGATCTGGGACATCCCCCCTTCGGGCACACGGGCGAGGCGACGCTGAACGAGTGCATGCGAGAGCACGGCGGCTTCGACCATCAGCGCCAGACCATGCGCGTCGTCGAAAAGCTGGAGCGCCGATTCCCCGACTTCCCGGGCCTCAACCTGACCTATGAGGTGCGCGAGGGGCTGGTCAAGCACGACACCGACTATGACGTCGCCAACGCGGCCGGATACGAGCCGGAGAAGGCGGGCACGCTGGAATGCCAGATCGCCAACCTGGCCGATGAGATCGCCTACAGCACCTCCGATCTGGATGACGGGCTGCGAGCCGGCCTGCTGCACCCCGGGGATGTACAGGAGCTGGCCATCTGGCAGGACGTCATGCGCTCGCTCGGCGAGCCCCCGGACCGCCCCATCGACGTCATGCTGCGCCACCGCGCGATCCGACGGCTGGTGGGCATCGAGGTGACGGCCGCGCTGGAGGAGACGACGCGACGGCTGAGGGAGAGCGGCGTGCAATCCGTGGAGGAGCTCCGCGCGCTGGGGAGCAACGTCGCGGGGTTCTCCCAAGAGATGGAGGAGAAGAACCAGGAGCTACGTCAGTTCCTCATGGAGCACTTCTACCGGCACTACCGGGTGATGCGCATGACGCAGAAGGCGCGTCGCCTGCTCAGCGACCTCTTCTACGCGTACGTGGAGGAGCCCACCCAGCTTCCCCGGGAGACGCTGGCGCGCGCCGAGGAGGAGCCGGAGGGGATCCATCGTATCGTCTGCGACTACATCGCCGGGATGACGGACCGATACGCCCTGGACGAATACCGGAAGCTGTTCGACCCGGAGACACGGGCCTGA